ACCGTCACCGTCACGCGAACCTCTTGCACGCTTTCCTGCGGGGTGTAAACGCCGGCGGTTTCCTGCACGCCGAGCAGCGTGCCGAGCAAAACCGAATCTGCCACGCGCCGGTCGGCGATTTTCAGCGTGTTGTCGCGGGTGAACTCTTCGATGATCGCATTGCTCAAGCGGTCTTTCACGCCAAATTCCGCGGTGCGGTCTTCAAACACCGGCACGGCGATGGTTTTGATGTGGCTGCTGGCCGTGCCGGAAAACGAGTACGGGCCGCAGTTGATTGCCTGGAGCGTTATGAACAGCAAAAGCAATAGCTCACGGAATTTTTCTCTGGTTTGATTTCGTGTGAGTTCATTTCCGTGAGCCAAATATTTTTGATTCTTTTTCATCGGCAAATTCGGCGTGTTTTATTTTATCGGCATTCTGCTTAAAACGGCAAATTATACTCTTTGATTTTTCGATACAGCGTCCGCTCGCTGATTTTGAGCAGCGTCGCGGCTTTGCGCTTGTTGCCGTTGGTGCGGTCGAGCGCCTCCGCAATCAACCGCTTTTCCATGTCTTCGATGGATTCAAAACCATCGGCGGGCTCGTTGTTCGACGACGCCGGCGCCACCTCCTGGCCGTATTCCGGCATCGCCGGTGCCTCCACGTAGCCGGGCTTGAGGCGCCGCGGCGGCTGAATGTAGCGCCCGACCAACAGCTCGCGCAGTTGCGCGATCTCGTTTTTGAGATCGATCAGCGCGCGATAGATGAACTCGCGCTCGACTTCCTCGCTGCTGCGATTCACCGGCACCGGCAGGCGGCGATCCATCTCGAGGCGGCGCGGCAAATGGCGCGGCAAAATCATTTCATCGATGCGGCGGCCGCGCTCGATCACGATCAAGCTCTCGACGAAATTTTTCAGCTCGCGTATGTTGCCGGGCCACGAATGCTCTTTTAAAATGCGCATGGCACCCTCGGTGAAGCCCTCGAAGAGAATTTGATGCTGGCTGCAAAAATCGGTGACGAATTTTTTTACCAGCAACGGAATATCCTCGCGGCGCTCGCGCAAGCTGGGCACGCGAATATTGACCGCATTGAGACGATAATACAAATCCGCGCGAAAATTGCCTTCACGGACAGCGGCTTCGAGGTCACGATTCGTCGCCGCAATCACGCGCACGTCAACTTGTTTGGTGGTGCTGCCGCCGACGCGAATGAACTCTTTGCCCTCCAAAAGACGCAGTAATTTCACCTGGGTGTTGAGCGGCATCTCGCCGATCTCGTCGAGAAAAATCGTGCCGGTGTCGGCCTGTTCGAAATAGCCTTTCCGCGAGCCGACGGCGCCGGTGAACGCGCCCTTTTCGTGGCCGAACAATTCCGACTCGATAATGCCTTCCGGAATGGCGCCGGCATTGACGACGACAAACGGCTTGTCGCGGCGGTTGCCGAGCTGATGAATCGCCTGCGCAATCAATTCCTTGCCGGTGCCGCTCTCGCCGATGATCAGCACGGAAATATCCGTGGGCGCGACCTGCTCGATGGTTTCGAGTATCTGCCAGATCGCCGGTGATTCACCCACCAAGCCGATTTCCTGGCGCAGCGAATTTATGTTTCGGCCATCTTGGCGGGGGTTGGGTAGAGGTGTTGTCATGCAAGAAACGTCAAACTATTTGACTTCGGACTTTCAACTGCGGACTTTTATTTAACATGCGCGCGAAACCACTCGGCAGTTTGCTTCAAGCCTTCGGCCAACGGCACGGTCGGCTGCCAATCGAGCAGACGGCGCGCTTTTTCATTGGACAACACGCTGCGCAATTGTTCGCCGGCTTTGGCCGGGCCGTGATGCTCCGGCAGACCCGCGCCGACGACTTCATTCAAGCCATGGAAAATCGTGTTGACATCGGTTTCAATGCCAGTGCCAATATTAAAATAATCGCTATTGGGATAATTCAAAGCAAGAAGATTCGCACGCACGACATCGCCGACAAAAACATAGTCACGCGTCTGCTTGCCGTCGCCGTTGATCACCGGCTGCTCACGTTTCAACAGCTTGGTCGAGAAAATCGCGACGACGCCGGCCTCGCCGTGCGGATTTTGCCGCGGGCCGTACACGTTGGCATAACGCAGAAAAACGTAGCGCAAACCGTAATTTTGCGCGAAAAAATAAATGTATTTCTCGCACGCCAGCTTGCTGATGCCGTACGGCGAGGCCGGCCAGGTCGGATGCTCCTCGTCCGCTGGAAATCTCACCTGCTCGCCGTATATCGCGCCGCCGGTCGACGCAAAGAGGAATTTTTTGACCCCGGTTTTCCCGCATTGCTGCAGGAGATTGAGCGTGCCGAGAATGTTGACTTCGGCGTCGTAACGCGGATCGACGACCGAGCGCCGCACATCCATCTGCGCAGCCTGATGGCACACGGCATCGAATTGTCCACGCTGAAAAATCTCTGCGATGGCGGGATCGCAAATGTCCATTTGATGAAATTTTGCCTGCGGGTTGAGGTTTTCCTTTCGTCCCGTCACCAGATTATCAACGATGGTCACCTGGTGTCCGTGCGCGATGAAAGCATCAGCGATGTGGGAGCCGATAAACCCCGCACCGCCGGTGACCAGAATTTTCATGGGAATTGTCCTTTCAAAAATAAATCAACCTCCCGATCGCATGCCATTCCGCAGGAATCTTTTTTTGTTGCCAGCAAGCAGCTTGAATTTCAAAAAGATTCTTCCAAAATGACAAATGTGTTTATTTAAAATTTTCTAAACATATCGCATCGCCTTCATGCCAATGTCTTTGCGATAATGTATTCCTTTGAATTGAATTTTCCCCACGGTGTGATAGGCCCTTTCATGCGCGCTCAAAAAATTGTCGCCCACGGCGGTGACCACCAACACCCGCCCGCCGTTCGTCACAAAATTCCCGTTGTGATCGAGCGCCGTGCCGGCGTGAAAAACCATTACGTCGTCATCGTGAATTCCCTGCAGGCCGTTGATAATCACGCCTTTCTCAAAGTTTCCCGGATACCCGCCGGAGGCCAGCACGACGCTCACCGCCCAGCGTGGAGCAATCTTCACTTCATCATTTCCCAAATCGCCGTTGGCCACGCGCCACATGGCCTCGGCCAAATCCGATTCAAGCAGCGGCACAATCGCTTGCGTTTCCGGATCGCCGAAGCGGCAGTTGAACTCGACGACTTTCGGGCCGTCCTGTGTGAGCATCAAGCCGGCATAGAGCACGCCGCGATACGGGCGGTTTTCTTTTGCCATCGCCGCGATCACCGGCCGCAGAATTTCGCGCTCGACGCGCGCCAGCAGCTCGGCGGTCATAAACGGCACCGGCGCGTAAGCGCCCATGCCGCCGGTGTTCGGCCCGGCGTCGTTGTCAAACACCGCCTTGTGATCTTGCGCCGCCGGAAGCAGGCACAGATTTTTTCCGTCTGTCAAACAAAGAACCGAAACTTCCTGCCCTTCCATAAACTCTTCGATGACGATTTGATTGCCGGCGTCGCCAAATTCGCGCGCGCGCATCAGGCGATGCAGGGCGGCCAAAGCCTCGTGGCGGGTGCGGGCGACAATCGCGCCCTTACCGGCAGCCAAACCGTCGGCTTTGACGACAATCGGAATCGGCGCGGTTTCGAGATACGCGCGCGCTTCCTGATAATCTGCAAAAATTTCAGCCGCAGCGGTCGGAATCCGGTATTTTCGCATTAGTTTTTTGGCGAACGCCTTGCTGCCTTCGATCACCGCGGCCTGTTTCGAGGGCCCGAAAATGCGCAAACCATCGCCTTCAAAGTCGTCGACGATGCCGGCAACCAGCGGCGCTTCCGGGCCAACGACGGTGAGATCGATTTGTTGCGCTTTTGCAAAGTGCCGCAACGCCGCCGTATTCGTAACTGCAATATCGACACATTCGGCCAGTTGCGCAAGGCCGGGGTTGCCGGGGGCGCAATAAATTTTTTCAACGCGCGGGCTTTGCGCCAGTTTCCACACCAGCGCATGCTCGCGCGCGCCGCTGCCGAGGATTAAAATTTTCACAATTCTTCGGGTTTTATTTTATGCCTTCACCACCATCCCATCATCCTCGCCACATTCAACGCCGTGAACGGCCCACCCTTTATCCAGCCACACGCGCACTTTGTCTTTTTTTCAGCCGGTTCGCCAACTCCCGCACCACCAGCTTGTCCTTCGCGCTGTGGCTGAGGAAGACGTCGTAGTCGAATTGCGTGCTCATGTTTTGTTGAACTGCATTTTCTGATTCGCGA
The candidate division KSB1 bacterium DNA segment above includes these coding regions:
- a CDS encoding DUF4136 domain-containing protein; protein product: MLFITLQAINCGPYSFSGTASSHIKTIAVPVFEDRTAEFGVKDRLSNAIIEEFTRDNTLKIADRRVADSVLLGTLLGVQETAGVYTPQESVQEVRVTVTVQLKYEDLKKRKTVWEAQMSQFGTYSPRSASSSRQAAIDEAIRKIANEVRNKTVSDW
- a CDS encoding sigma-54 dependent transcriptional regulator; this translates as MTTPLPNPRQDGRNINSLRQEIGLVGESPAIWQILETIEQVAPTDISVLIIGESGTGKELIAQAIHQLGNRRDKPFVVVNAGAIPEGIIESELFGHEKGAFTGAVGSRKGYFEQADTGTIFLDEIGEMPLNTQVKLLRLLEGKEFIRVGGSTTKQVDVRVIAATNRDLEAAVREGNFRADLYYRLNAVNIRVPSLRERREDIPLLVKKFVTDFCSQHQILFEGFTEGAMRILKEHSWPGNIRELKNFVESLIVIERGRRIDEMILPRHLPRRLEMDRRLPVPVNRSSEEVEREFIYRALIDLKNEIAQLRELLVGRYIQPPRRLKPGYVEAPAMPEYGQEVAPASSNNEPADGFESIEDMEKRLIAEALDRTNGNKRKAATLLKISERTLYRKIKEYNLPF
- a CDS encoding NAD-dependent epimerase/dehydratase family protein, which gives rise to MKILVTGGAGFIGSHIADAFIAHGHQVTIVDNLVTGRKENLNPQAKFHQMDICDPAIAEIFQRGQFDAVCHQAAQMDVRRSVVDPRYDAEVNILGTLNLLQQCGKTGVKKFLFASTGGAIYGEQVRFPADEEHPTWPASPYGISKLACEKYIYFFAQNYGLRYVFLRYANVYGPRQNPHGEAGVVAIFSTKLLKREQPVINGDGKQTRDYVFVGDVVRANLLALNYPNSDYFNIGTGIETDVNTIFHGLNEVVGAGLPEHHGPAKAGEQLRSVLSNEKARRLLDWQPTVPLAEGLKQTAEWFRAHVK
- the purD gene encoding phosphoribosylamine--glycine ligase, which encodes MKILILGSGAREHALVWKLAQSPRVEKIYCAPGNPGLAQLAECVDIAVTNTAALRHFAKAQQIDLTVVGPEAPLVAGIVDDFEGDGLRIFGPSKQAAVIEGSKAFAKKLMRKYRIPTAAAEIFADYQEARAYLETAPIPIVVKADGLAAGKGAIVARTRHEALAALHRLMRAREFGDAGNQIVIEEFMEGQEVSVLCLTDGKNLCLLPAAQDHKAVFDNDAGPNTGGMGAYAPVPFMTAELLARVEREILRPVIAAMAKENRPYRGVLYAGLMLTQDGPKVVEFNCRFGDPETQAIVPLLESDLAEAMWRVANGDLGNDEVKIAPRWAVSVVLASGGYPGNFEKGVIINGLQGIHDDDVMVFHAGTALDHNGNFVTNGGRVLVVTAVGDNFLSAHERAYHTVGKIQFKGIHYRKDIGMKAMRYV
- a CDS encoding toll/interleukin-1 receptor domain-containing protein, which produces MSTQFDYDVFLSHSAKDKLVVRELANRLKKRQSARVAG